Proteins co-encoded in one Leptodactylus fuscus isolate aLepFus1 chromosome 4, aLepFus1.hap2, whole genome shotgun sequence genomic window:
- the KLHL18 gene encoding kelch-like protein 18 isoform X1, translating into MVDELEELEDLVHVTVGDLPNRGYGVMEEIRRQGKLCDVTLKVGEHKFSAHRIVLAASIPYFHAMFTNDMMECKQDEIVMQGMDPCALEALINFAYNGHLAIDQQNVQSLLMGASFLQLQNIKDACCSFLKERLHPKNCLGVRQFAETMMCAVLYDAANRFIHEHFVEVSMSEEFLALAFDEVLELVSRDELNVKAEEQVFEAALAWVRYDREQREVFLPELLTKIRLPLCRPQFLTDRVQQDDLVRCCHKCRDLVDEAKDYHLMPERRPHLLAFKTRPRCCTSIAGLIYAVGGLNSAAHFYAGDSLNVVEVFDPIANRWEKCQPMTTARSRVGVAVVNGLLYAIGGYDGQSRLSTVEVYNPDTDSWTKVGSMNSKRSAMGTVVLDGQIYVCGGYDGNCSLNSVETYSPETDKWTVVTPMSSNRSAAGVTVFEGRIYVSGGHDGLQIFNTMEYYNHHTATWHPVASMLNKRCRHGAASLGSKMFICGGYDGSAFLSVAEVYNSMADQWYLITPMNTRRSRVSLVANCGRLYAVGGYDGQSNLNSVEMYDPETNRWTFMAPMVCHEGGVGVGCIPLLTI; encoded by the exons GTCGGGGAACATAAATTCAGCGCCCACCGCATCGTGTTGGCGGCGTCCATCCCGTACTTCCACGCCATGTTCACCAACGACATGATGGAGTGTAAACAGGACGAGATTGTCATGCAGGGAATGGACCCCTG TGCACTGGAGGCTTTGATTAACTTTGCATATAACGGGCACCTGGCGATCGACCAGCAGAACGTGCAGTCCCTCCTGATGGGCGCCAGCTTCCTGCAGCTGCAGAACATCAAGGACGCCTGCTGCTCCTTCCTGAAGGAACG GTTACACCCCAAGAATTGTCTGGGGGTGCGGCAGTTTGCGGAGACGATGATGTGCGCTGTGCTCTACGACGCCGCCAACCGCTTCATCCATGAGCACTTTGTGGAGGTCTCCATGTCGGAGGAGTTCCTGGCCCTGGCCTTCGATGAGGTGCTGGAGCTGGTCTCCAGAGATGAGCTGAACGTGAAGGCCGAGGAGCAG GTGTTTGAGGCTGCCCTGGCCTGGGTGCGCTATGACCGGGAGCAGCGCGAGGTCTTCCTTCCTGAGCTCCTCACTAAGATCCGCTTGCCCCTGTGCCGGCCGCAGTTCCTCACGGACCGGGTGCAGCAGGACGATCTGGTGCGCTGCTGCCATAAATGCCG AGACCTGGTAGACGAGGCGAAGGATTACCACCTGATGCCGGAACGTAGGCCACACCTCCTAGCATTCAAGACCCGCCCCCGATGCTGTACTTCTATAGCCGGCCTCATCTATGCGGTGGGAGGACTGAACTCTGCAG CGCATTTCTACGCAGGTGACTCTCTGAATGTGGTAGAAGTTTTCGACCCCATTGCCAATCGCTGGGAGAAGTGCCAGCCAATGACGACGGCTCGCAGCAGGGTGGGCGTTGCGGTGGTGAATGGGCTCCTGTATGCCATCGGTGGCTATGACGGCCAGTCACGGCTCAGCACTGTGGAGGTTTACAACCCCGACACGGATTCATGGACCAAAGTGGGGAGCATGAACAGCAAGAGAAG TGCGATGGGCACGGTTGTGCTGGATGGACAGATTTACGTGTGCGGGGGATACGACGGCAACTGCTCGCTGAACTCTGTGGAGACGTATTCACCGGAAACGGACAA GTGGACTGTGGTGACCCCCATGAGCTCCAATCGCAGCGCGGCAGGGGTGACGGTGTTTGAAGGGCGGATCTATGTGTCGGGTGGACATGATGGGTTACAGATCTTCAACACT ATGGAGTACTACAATCACCACACGGCCACGTGGCACCCCGTGGCAAGCATGCTGAACAAACGATGCCGCCATGGAGCTGCTTCACTGGGCAGCAAGATGTTCATCTGTGGGGGTTATGACGGTTCTGCCTTCTTGAGCGTGGCGGAGGTCTACAACTCCATGGCGGACCAATGGTACCTCATCACTCCCATGAACACTCGGCGCAGTCGAGTCTCTCTGGTAGCCAACTGCGGCCGCCTGTATGCGGtgggcggctatgacggccagtCTAACTTGAACTCTGTAGAAATGTATGACCCCGAGACCAACCGCTGGACGTTTATGGCCCCGATGGTTTGTCATGAGGGGGGCGTGGGCGTGGGCTGTATACCGCTTCTCACCATATAG
- the KLHL18 gene encoding kelch-like protein 18 isoform X2 → MVDELEELEDLVHVTVGDLPNRGYGVMEEIRRQGKLCDVTLKVGEHKFSAHRIVLAASIPYFHAMFTNDMMECKQDEIVMQGMDPCALEALINFAYNGHLAIDQQNVQSLLMGASFLQLQNIKDACCSFLKERLHPKNCLGVRQFAETMMCAVLYDAANRFIHEHFVEVSMSEEFLALAFDEVLELVSRDELNVKAEEQVFEAALAWVRYDREQREVFLPELLTKIRLPLCRPQFLTDRVQQDDLVRCCHKCRDLVDEAKDYHLMPERRPHLLAFKTRPRCCTSIAGLIYAVGGLNSAGDSLNVVEVFDPIANRWEKCQPMTTARSRVGVAVVNGLLYAIGGYDGQSRLSTVEVYNPDTDSWTKVGSMNSKRSAMGTVVLDGQIYVCGGYDGNCSLNSVETYSPETDKWTVVTPMSSNRSAAGVTVFEGRIYVSGGHDGLQIFNTMEYYNHHTATWHPVASMLNKRCRHGAASLGSKMFICGGYDGSAFLSVAEVYNSMADQWYLITPMNTRRSRVSLVANCGRLYAVGGYDGQSNLNSVEMYDPETNRWTFMAPMVCHEGGVGVGCIPLLTI, encoded by the exons GTCGGGGAACATAAATTCAGCGCCCACCGCATCGTGTTGGCGGCGTCCATCCCGTACTTCCACGCCATGTTCACCAACGACATGATGGAGTGTAAACAGGACGAGATTGTCATGCAGGGAATGGACCCCTG TGCACTGGAGGCTTTGATTAACTTTGCATATAACGGGCACCTGGCGATCGACCAGCAGAACGTGCAGTCCCTCCTGATGGGCGCCAGCTTCCTGCAGCTGCAGAACATCAAGGACGCCTGCTGCTCCTTCCTGAAGGAACG GTTACACCCCAAGAATTGTCTGGGGGTGCGGCAGTTTGCGGAGACGATGATGTGCGCTGTGCTCTACGACGCCGCCAACCGCTTCATCCATGAGCACTTTGTGGAGGTCTCCATGTCGGAGGAGTTCCTGGCCCTGGCCTTCGATGAGGTGCTGGAGCTGGTCTCCAGAGATGAGCTGAACGTGAAGGCCGAGGAGCAG GTGTTTGAGGCTGCCCTGGCCTGGGTGCGCTATGACCGGGAGCAGCGCGAGGTCTTCCTTCCTGAGCTCCTCACTAAGATCCGCTTGCCCCTGTGCCGGCCGCAGTTCCTCACGGACCGGGTGCAGCAGGACGATCTGGTGCGCTGCTGCCATAAATGCCG AGACCTGGTAGACGAGGCGAAGGATTACCACCTGATGCCGGAACGTAGGCCACACCTCCTAGCATTCAAGACCCGCCCCCGATGCTGTACTTCTATAGCCGGCCTCATCTATGCGGTGGGAGGACTGAACTCTGCAG GTGACTCTCTGAATGTGGTAGAAGTTTTCGACCCCATTGCCAATCGCTGGGAGAAGTGCCAGCCAATGACGACGGCTCGCAGCAGGGTGGGCGTTGCGGTGGTGAATGGGCTCCTGTATGCCATCGGTGGCTATGACGGCCAGTCACGGCTCAGCACTGTGGAGGTTTACAACCCCGACACGGATTCATGGACCAAAGTGGGGAGCATGAACAGCAAGAGAAG TGCGATGGGCACGGTTGTGCTGGATGGACAGATTTACGTGTGCGGGGGATACGACGGCAACTGCTCGCTGAACTCTGTGGAGACGTATTCACCGGAAACGGACAA GTGGACTGTGGTGACCCCCATGAGCTCCAATCGCAGCGCGGCAGGGGTGACGGTGTTTGAAGGGCGGATCTATGTGTCGGGTGGACATGATGGGTTACAGATCTTCAACACT ATGGAGTACTACAATCACCACACGGCCACGTGGCACCCCGTGGCAAGCATGCTGAACAAACGATGCCGCCATGGAGCTGCTTCACTGGGCAGCAAGATGTTCATCTGTGGGGGTTATGACGGTTCTGCCTTCTTGAGCGTGGCGGAGGTCTACAACTCCATGGCGGACCAATGGTACCTCATCACTCCCATGAACACTCGGCGCAGTCGAGTCTCTCTGGTAGCCAACTGCGGCCGCCTGTATGCGGtgggcggctatgacggccagtCTAACTTGAACTCTGTAGAAATGTATGACCCCGAGACCAACCGCTGGACGTTTATGGCCCCGATGGTTTGTCATGAGGGGGGCGTGGGCGTGGGCTGTATACCGCTTCTCACCATATAG